The window GGAtcagaaagggaaaaaagtgATTGGTAACTTTTATCTCTGAGATCTTTTACCATCGTAATTTGTTTTGCATTTTACTAATTTGAGGGTTCCCATGGTTTATTTGCTTTGAGTTGATAACTCCAGCTTAAACTGcaaatcattttcttcatctAGGCAGGATGTAATGTCTCTTcttcttatttaattttcgtttagttgaagaagaaaatgtaGAGGAAGATAAAGAACCTGATACACCTCCAAAGGAGGAAGAGGACCCAGTTGACACGAATGTGGAGGACAACGACTATAAAAAAGCTCAGTTGGAGGAGGATGAAGAATTGGCCATGGCTATTCAAGAGAGTTTGATTTTCGAATCTCCTCCTGATCCTCCTCCTGCTCCTGCACCTGCTCCTGCCTCTCCTCCTTCAAGATATGACAATGGAAACCTGTTTCAGCCCTACCCCATCTTATCTTCCGGCTACAGGTACAATTTAGCGTTGAAGTCCACTCTGTTGAATGtttcaaatcaatgcaatcaGCTGCTCAATAACTTAAGCTCCAAATAGATATTTTCCATTGTTCATTATTTTAGAAGCTTCAAATTTCTATGTGGGAGATTTGGAAATGCTGGTGCTTATGGCACAAAGATGATTCtatcaaaaataagaaaaagaaattgaaggcACCGAAGATGTTTTAAACACATAAGTCCTGCAGAATCTGTGCAGGCTGCAAAACAGAGATTGGTCGCGGGCGATTCTTGAGTTGCATGGGCGGTGTTTGGCATCCCGAGTGCTTCTGCTGTCATGCCTGCAAACTTCCAATTACCGATTTCGAGGTCTTtctcatatataattatgtagTGTATCTATAGACAACAGTTACTATTGATTCTAAAGTTATTGGTTTCTACTAGTTTTCGATGTCGGATAACCGGCCCTATCACAAATCCTGCTACAAGGAGCATCATCACCCGAGATGCGATGTTTGTAAGAGCTTTGTAAGTGATTAATGTTCCAGAAAATTATAGAATTATCTCTATGttgattatattttatcttaaGTGACTCTGATTTCCGCTTTTTTTTATGATAGATCCCAACAAATCCAGCCGGTCTCGTTGAGTACAGGGCACATCCATTTTGGTTTCAGAAGTATTGCCCCTCACACGAGCGGGATGGAACTCCTCGGTGCTGTAGCTGTGAAAGAATGGAGGTAAGGTTCTTTTTCCCCCTGAGAAACTTTAAGCGCAAAATCAGAAAGATTTTCCCAGATTAGAACATAGCAGAGCTTGAATGTGTTTCTGCTCACTGTTCCGGTTTAGTTATACAGGACCTTTTTGCTGATTTGCAACTGCTGTTGTTCCTTGTTGTAGCCGAGAGACACGAAGTACTTGTCCCTTGACGATGGTCGGAAATTGTGCCTTGAATGTTTGGACTCAGCCATCATGTACACTCACGAGTGCCAACCCCTGTACGTCGAAATACAAGAGTTCTACGAGGGACTAAATATGAAGGTGGAGCAGCAAATTCCATTACTCTTGGTTGAGAGACAGGCGCTCAATGAGGCCATggaaggagaaaagaatgtAAGTTCTGGCGAAACGGGACATTTGATTCTTCAAAACTTTCCAGTTCTCCGTTCTCCTTTCTTGAAAAATATTGAGAAAAGTAAGaggaatttatttattattctttccctttcattttctgtttttcttcatcttttgTCAATAGGGGCACCATCACTTGCCAGAAACCCGGGGACTCTGCTTGTCGGAAGAACAATGTGTTACCACTGTATggatttcttttccattttttcccCGTTAAGTTCACAATTTCTTAACGTTTTTATTGATTAACACTATACTGTGCTATCAGATTATCCGGAGACCAAGAATTGGGGCGGGCTATCGGATTATTGATATGATAACTGAGCCATATAAATTAGTCCGAAGATGCGACGTGACAGCAATTCTCATCTTATACGGTCTTCCTAGGTACGTCATGTTTTTTAGTTCTCATTAATTACTGTCCTTCTGAATGACTTGACATGTGAACATATTTGAATTGCAGGTTGTTGACGGGTTCGATCCTTGCTCATGAATTGATGCATGCATGGCTCCGGCTCAAAGGTTCTTTCTATGTCCCCGAGTCTATAGCTTCTCTATgacgagaaaaaaaagaagttttcAGTAAAAACTCATTTTGTTTCCGATGGTTTTTTTCGACAGGCTATCCGAATTTAAGTCCGGAGGTTGAAGAAGGAATTTGCCAAGTCTTGGCCCACATGTGGTTGGACTCCGAGCTCTACTCGAGCTCGGGAAGCGAAGCTTCTtcgtcatcttcttcctcatcttcttcgtcatcttcttccccttcttcctcctcttccacATCATCGAAGAAGGGGAAAAGGTCCGATTTCGAGAAGAAGCTCGGGGAATACTTTAAGCACCAGATCGAGTCGGACACTTCCTCAGCCTATGGAGAAGGTTTCAGGTTAGGGAACCAAGCAGTCCTCAAGTACGGACTCAGAACGACGCTTGATCATATTCGGATAACCGGAAGCTTCCCGGTGTGAGGAAATTTGATAAGAGATTTTTGTAAGATTTGTACCTCTTCAATACATATATAGGaccaaaaataattacaaaaaaaaaaaagcgagaAATATAATGGTGTGATCTTTTGCCCGTTCACGGTTGTATGTTTTCTGAGAACCTATGTATGAAAGACCACGTAAATGATTTGCAATGTCATAAAGAATGCAAAAGAtggcatatatatgtatttggtTCCTCGAGGGTCAAGTATGGGTTGATTTTTCGGAGAATGTGATCCGAAGAATGTCATTCGGACTACAACGCTTGGTAGAATTTTACTAATTGTGTTGGCTAGATAGATTAACTGGGTCGACGACTTATACTAATGCGGAGCTTAAATCTTAGAAACATCAGTGgctttccaaaaaaaaaaaatgatctgGATAGGAGGCCCCGGTCGATGATTATATACTCTTATCAGAACAAGTTTAAAACAACTTTTGTTTTTCTGTTGAAAACATTTTTTCACAAGCAAATTTTAAACATGGCGTTTCAAGCAACTTTATCATAGAGTTTTCCCACGTAACCATAATCAAGTTACCAAATTACCCTCAAACCTATGCAAAGTTCACAAGGAATTCCTTCAACATGCTTGCGTGGCGGATTCCCATTGGCCATCCAACAGAAATTTGCCTCCAAAACCCGGCAGTAAAGAAACGGTCATTTCTGTTCTCTCTTTATCTCTTCACAAAGTTTAGATATCACAGAGCTTCCTGTCATCCCCATGGCCTTCTCGGCCACTTTCATGCAGAACCATCATAGTCGATGTGGAACCGTAGAAGGAGAAGGTCACCCAGGCAAAGCCTGAAGGAGGACTCCACCAATGCTCAGCCTGCCACTATAAAACCGC of the Punica granatum isolate Tunisia-2019 chromosome 6, ASM765513v2, whole genome shotgun sequence genome contains:
- the LOC116211202 gene encoding protein DA1-related 1-like; this encodes MGWWTKLFKGSGHRGHYHGRYGADNNWEEPQNPSDDLTDIEREQIDHAIALSLSEEDQKGKKVIVEEENVEEDKEPDTPPKEEEDPVDTNVEDNDYKKAQLEEDEELAMAIQESLIFESPPDPPPAPAPAPASPPSRYDNGNLFQPYPILSSGYRICAGCKTEIGRGRFLSCMGGVWHPECFCCHACKLPITDFEFSMSDNRPYHKSCYKEHHHPRCDVCKSFIPTNPAGLVEYRAHPFWFQKYCPSHERDGTPRCCSCERMEPRDTKYLSLDDGRKLCLECLDSAIMYTHECQPLYVEIQEFYEGLNMKVEQQIPLLLVERQALNEAMEGEKNGHHHLPETRGLCLSEEQCVTTIIRRPRIGAGYRIIDMITEPYKLVRRCDVTAILILYGLPRLLTGSILAHELMHAWLRLKGYPNLSPEVEEGICQVLAHMWLDSELYSSSGSEASSSSSSSSSSSSSSPSSSSSTSSKKGKRSDFEKKLGEYFKHQIESDTSSAYGEGFRLGNQAVLKYGLRTTLDHIRITGSFPV